From the genome of Danio aesculapii chromosome 16, fDanAes4.1, whole genome shotgun sequence, one region includes:
- the adnp2a gene encoding activity-dependent neuroprotective protein 2a, translating to MYQIPVKNLTKLRRPRKRVKSILCDIGMQQCQDMLETYKCFDAGDASFDNTEWDDFTDGHVGKKKKKYPYRSQSLCCSLCWYSSRSVPTFRSHIHRYHWKNLDGACLLMCPYCPFVSSPKVTEQHIQFFHMLPSRTHQSHPSHTLAHTPKTISVTVSADAADDRYTCATCGYHDSLLYVMKKHVLVNHFATLLDRYFGLGSESAPMAGPQIRDGAPVKYHCKLCKLPAETIEHLLYHILSSEKHKELHWQIMPCIIEKECMNQMAGLQNLLNLAPKSMQPVTLFARPNYMPQQTQQTNGNGTVLLAGPSNAAALFCSPGAGQMFLSPQTQALLSGTTVAALQNAQHSQSHGGMSQVLPTSPVVKPLNMVMPNMPQNTPKTVPITMTVPRLPPPQQAPQVLFPPGVQVNLPTEMGVRSPFLVTQGLQLNQSVPRAPLITSQSVRLIPTGNKVNGVPTYTLAPVQMTVPVHGGPPQMVLAQNQISQPPNSGLMPPVQRAMNKNSRPNELAVQAPFLKKHDNQTVKCLRCKILLTEQGIFQHLLHGLKCLFCPQMFYSFKQIMEHSKKEHSLKIKDNRLYIKEQFSLDCDDEGNLMFSTFNLNTDVPKDLLDNRELNLALVTSTKDKIYIKMYPDKAEYTTMLKSAPNACPFCQVKLQNPEDYELHLQTKHHIVPTIHAILKTPAYKCIYCFGVYTEKSTPKTISIHVQRCRCAPKAVKEAERKLNPDTSESQDGDVCSSVQMPASSDVTFQGAPEFPKPKKEAVTPRNRRRNTKASKTGTPVPETPVTLVLEPMGMERTSFEDRKDFLSQYFHRKPYVTKTEIELLASRLWINKADVKAHFNSKLTKCLKAIQKKRVCVRLGFKMTEVNKLKHKLFIPEVKPVKRKDPNEVNISSLVPVVTVKTEQVDATTQHPLFIPEVPVTIKKEEEVCEMEHGFIIQEVTVKQEEVNEMEDELCTNG from the exons ACATATAAATGTTTTGATGCTGGTGATGCAAGCTTTGACAACACAGAATGGGATGATTTCACTGACGGTCATgttggcaaaaagaaaaaaaag TATCCATACCGAAGCCAAAGTCTGTGCTGCAGTCTGTGTTGGTACTCCAGCCGGTCGGTGCCCACATTCAGAAGCCACATCCATCGCTATCACTGGAAAAATCTGGATGGGGCCTGTTTGTTAATGTGCCCCTACTGCCCGTTTGTCAGCTCTCCAAAAGTCACAGAGCAacacattcagtttttccacatgcTGCCATCAAGAACCCATCAGAGCCACCCTAGCCACACTTTGGCCCACACACCGAAAACCATATCAGTTACAGTTTCTGCTGACGCCGCAGACGACAGATACACTTGCGCGACCTGTGGTTATCATGACTCTTTATTATATGTGATGAAGAAGCACGTCCTGGTAAACCACTTTGCCACGTTGCTGGATCGCTACTTTGGCCTTGGGTCGGAAAGTGCACCAATGGCTGGTCCGCAGATACGTGATGGCGCACCTGTCAAATATCACTGCAAACTGTGCAAACTGCCAGCAGAGACCATTGAACATTTACTGTACCATATTTTGAGTTCAGAGAAGCACAAGGAGCTACACTGGCAAATAATGCCTTGTATAATTGAAAAAGAATGCATGAACCAAATGGCTGGGCTGCAGAATCTGCTGAACCTTGCACCTAAATCGATGCAGCCAGTCACGCTGTTTGCAAGACCGAACTATATGCCACAACAGACGCAACAAACCAATGGAAATGGCACAGTTCTTCTGGCCGGCCCAAGCAATGCGGCTGCTCTGTTTTGCTCTCCTGGTGCAGGCCAGATGTTTTTATCTCCACAAACTCAAGCTCTGCTTTCAGGCACGACTGTGGCTGCGCTTCAGAATGCTCAGCATTCACAGTCCCATGGCGGGATGTCCCAAGTTCTGCCTACCTCTCCAGTAGTCAAACCCCTTAATATGGTAATGCCAAACATGCCACAGAACACACCCAAGACGGTACCCATCACGATGACTGTGCCCAGGCTACCACCGCCCCAGCAAGCACCGCAGGTTCTTTTTCCTCCTGGCGTCCAGGTCAACCTCCCTACCGAAATGGGTGTACGTTCACCATTTCTTGTTACTCAAGGTCTTCAGCTGAACCAGTCAGTTCCCAGAGCTCCCCTCATCACCTCGCAGTCTGTGCGTCTCATTCCCACAGGCAACAAAGTCAACGGTGTCCCGACCTACACTCTAGCACCCGTTCAAATGACGGTTCCCGTCCATGGCGGACCCCCTCAAATGGTACTAGCGCAAAACCAGATTAGCCAGCCTCCAAATTCAGGGCTCATGCCTCCAGTTCAGAGGGCAATGAATAAAAATTCCAGACCGAATGAACTTGCTGTGCAGGCGCCGTTTTTGAAGAAACATGATAATCAAACTGTCAAGTGCCTGAGGTGCAAGATTTTACTGACAGAGCAGGGTATTTTCCAGCATTTGTTGCACGGCTTGAAGTGTCTGTTCTGCCCTCAGATGTTCTACTCCTTCAAGCAGATAATGGAGCACAGCAAGAAAGAGCACAGTCTGAAAATCAAAGACAACCGACTTTACATAAAGGAGCAGTTTAGTCTCGACTGTGATGATGAGGGCAACCTCATGTTTAGCACTTTTAATCTGAACACGGATGTGCCTAAAGATCTGCTTGACAACCGAGAGCTTAACCTTGCACTGGTCACCAGTACTAAAGACAAgatttacataaaaatgtatcCAGACAAGGCAGAATACACAACTATGTTGAAGTCGGCACCAAACGCCTGTCCATTTTGTCAAGTAAAGCTCCAGAACCCTGAAGACTACGAGCTCCATCTTCAAACGAAACACCACATAGTTCCCACCATCCATGCAATACTAAAAACGCCTGCATACAAATGCATATATTGTTTTGGGGTGTATACTGAAAAATCAACACCTAAAACTATCTCCATTCATGTGCAACGGTGTCGTTGTGCTCCTAAAGCCGTGAAGGAAGCGGAGAGGAAACTGAATCCTGATACATCTGAATCTCAAGACGGTGATGTATGCAGCTCTGTACAGATGCCCGCTTCTTCAGACGTGACCTTCCAGGGGGCACCTGAATTTCCCAAGCCAAAGAAAGAAGCTGTCACTCCGAGGAACAGGAGAAGGAACACAAAGGCTTCCAAGACAGGAACTCCAGTCCCCGAAACCCCAGTTACGCTGGTCTTGGAACCAATGGGAATGGAGAGGACATCATTTGAGGACAGAAAAGACTTCCTTTCACAGTACTTCCACAGAAAGCCATACGTGACAAAGACAGAAATCGAACTGCTCGCTTCCCGTTTGTGGATAAACAAGGCAGACGTGAAGGCGCACTTCAACAGCAAGCTCACCAAGTGCTTGAAAGCGATTCAGAAGAAGAGGGTTTGTGTACGTCTCGGGTTTAAAATGACTGAAGTGAACAAACTCAAGCACAAGCTCTTCATTCCTGAGGTAAAGCCTGTTAAAAGGAAAGACCCGAATGAGGTAAACATCAGCAGCCTTGTTCCAGTGGTGACTGTTAAAACAGAACAAGTGGATGCAACGACACAACATCCCCTCTTCATCCCGGAGGTACCAGTAACTATTAAAAAAGAGGAGGAAGTGTGTGAAATGGAGCATGGCTTCATCATCCAAGAGGTGACTGTTAAACAAGAAGAAGTGAATGAAATGGAAGATGAGCTCTGTACAAATGGCTAA